A genomic segment from Cumulibacter soli encodes:
- the dacB gene encoding D-alanyl-D-alanine carboxypeptidase/D-alanyl-D-alanine endopeptidase, with amino-acid sequence MLGAFGVLVLASAAGAGAVVGAAALTGPTNSDSAADASTNQAAATVSLPPNEPPAPVLEQLAEDAPMPSSAGMQSALSSALNNPTLGEVAVEVIDPASDIVLYSDQAKEPMVPGSVMKLYTAAAAAVVLEPGSRITTSVVEGDSPTEIVVVAGGDPTLRSGSKSTYNPGSASIKQLANQLKDAGITEVTKVTVDNSVFTGPVTASGWGKGDAPSTYAAEVYPFMTDGGRSTPSNDASMRHADPDLYAAQLLADALDSPDADVERGEAAEGAQQLAAVESAPIEQLIEQMLLISDNTLAECLGRLVALETGHAPSFDGATQAITDTMQDLGVDLTGYTAYDASGLSVDDRTSAASVSSVMDNVVDLTDANLDAVASGLPVSGYSGTLADRYQNGTTGGVAGRVRGKTGTLTGVASLSGTVVTNDGRLLVFSFISNDGGAPDAAREALDLVAATIAGCGCH; translated from the coding sequence GTGCTAGGCGCATTCGGCGTGTTGGTGCTCGCGTCGGCGGCCGGCGCCGGCGCGGTTGTTGGTGCTGCAGCCCTAACTGGACCCACTAATTCTGACAGCGCCGCTGACGCGAGCACCAACCAGGCTGCCGCAACGGTCTCGTTGCCGCCGAACGAACCCCCGGCACCGGTGCTTGAGCAGTTGGCCGAGGACGCTCCGATGCCTTCGAGCGCTGGGATGCAGAGCGCGCTCAGCTCAGCATTGAACAACCCCACTCTCGGCGAGGTCGCGGTTGAAGTGATCGATCCGGCCAGCGATATCGTGCTGTATTCCGACCAGGCGAAGGAACCGATGGTGCCGGGATCGGTGATGAAGCTGTACACCGCGGCCGCGGCAGCCGTCGTCCTCGAGCCTGGCAGCCGCATCACCACCTCGGTCGTCGAAGGCGATAGCCCCACCGAGATCGTGGTGGTCGCCGGCGGTGACCCCACGCTCCGCAGCGGCAGTAAGTCGACGTACAACCCGGGGTCCGCGTCGATCAAGCAACTCGCCAACCAACTGAAAGACGCCGGGATCACCGAGGTAACGAAGGTGACCGTCGACAACTCGGTGTTCACCGGTCCGGTGACGGCGTCCGGATGGGGTAAGGGTGACGCGCCGTCGACGTACGCGGCTGAGGTCTACCCGTTCATGACCGACGGCGGCCGCAGTACCCCGTCTAACGATGCCTCGATGCGGCACGCTGACCCCGACTTGTACGCCGCACAATTACTTGCCGACGCCCTCGACAGTCCCGACGCGGACGTCGAACGCGGCGAAGCCGCCGAGGGGGCTCAGCAGCTGGCCGCGGTCGAGTCCGCGCCGATCGAGCAGTTGATCGAACAGATGCTGCTCATCTCCGACAACACGCTCGCCGAATGCTTGGGTCGGTTGGTCGCGCTGGAGACCGGTCACGCGCCGAGCTTCGACGGCGCCACGCAGGCGATCACCGACACGATGCAAGACCTGGGCGTGGATCTGACGGGGTACACGGCGTACGACGCCAGCGGGCTGTCCGTGGACGACCGCACGAGCGCCGCGTCCGTGAGTTCCGTGATGGATAACGTGGTCGATCTGACCGACGCGAACTTGGACGCGGTGGCGTCCGGATTGCCAGTGAGCGGATACAGCGGGACCTTGGCGGACCGCTACCAGAATGGCACTACGGGCGGTGTGGCCGGACGTGTCCGCGGCAAAACCGGCACGTTGACCGGTGTGGCCTCATTGTCCGGGACCGTCGTGACCAACGACGGCCGGCTGCTGGTGTTCTCGTTCATCTCCAACGACGGCGGCGCGCCGGACGCCGCGCGTGAGGCGCTTGATCTCGTAGCGGCAACGATCGCCGGCTGCGGCTGCCACTAA
- a CDS encoding MarR family winged helix-turn-helix transcriptional regulator: protein MSTRWLNKEEATAWVRLVALLELLPAGLDSQVRRDSGVTNFEFYVLVVLSESADQQLRMTELAAQCNASLPRLSHVVRRLESRDLVERALSADDRRSRIVRLSATGLRTLEETTPHHLEYVREHVIDVLTPEQIGQLRDIAEAILNKLDPNGALGPIYHRHDDRED, encoded by the coding sequence GTGAGTACACGGTGGCTAAACAAAGAAGAGGCGACGGCCTGGGTACGTCTGGTGGCGCTTCTGGAACTGCTACCGGCTGGACTCGACTCCCAAGTGCGGCGCGATTCTGGCGTCACCAACTTCGAGTTCTACGTGCTGGTGGTGTTGTCGGAGTCTGCTGATCAGCAGTTGCGGATGACCGAGTTGGCCGCGCAGTGCAACGCCAGTCTGCCTCGCTTGTCTCACGTCGTACGCCGGCTTGAATCGCGTGATCTTGTCGAACGAGCGCTCTCCGCGGACGATAGGCGATCGCGAATCGTGCGGCTGTCGGCGACCGGGTTACGCACGCTGGAGGAGACGACGCCGCACCACTTGGAGTACGTCCGCGAACATGTGATCGACGTGCTGACCCCGGAACAGATCGGCCAGCTTCGCGATATCGCTGAGGCGATCCTGAACAAGCTTGACCCCAATGGGGCGTTGGGGCCGATCTACCACCGTCACGACGATCGCGAGGACTGA
- a CDS encoding amino-acid N-acetyltransferase, whose protein sequence is MNSAHPSEVTIRHARTQDVRRIREIVAPYVENRVLVAKEHVAYFEGLQEFRVAEIEGHIVGVGALHVFWEDLAEVRTLAVDGSVRGAGVGHLLLERLVDDARQIGVQRVFCLTFEVDFFSRHGFREIDGTPVDKDVFVELLQSQDDGVAEFLDLARVKPNTLGNSRMLLDL, encoded by the coding sequence ATGAACAGCGCACACCCATCGGAGGTCACGATCCGCCATGCCCGGACGCAAGATGTTCGGCGGATTCGTGAGATCGTCGCGCCGTACGTCGAGAATCGGGTGCTGGTCGCGAAGGAACACGTCGCCTACTTCGAAGGCCTACAGGAGTTTCGGGTCGCTGAGATCGAAGGGCACATAGTCGGCGTCGGTGCGCTGCACGTGTTCTGGGAGGACCTGGCCGAGGTGCGCACACTCGCCGTCGACGGTTCGGTGCGCGGTGCGGGCGTCGGGCATTTGCTGCTCGAACGGCTGGTCGATGACGCGCGTCAGATTGGCGTGCAGCGGGTGTTCTGCCTGACGTTCGAGGTCGACTTTTTCTCCCGGCACGGTTTCCGCGAGATTGACGGGACACCGGTCGATAAGGACGTGTTCGTCGAGTTGCTGCAGTCGCAGGATGACGGCGTTGCCGAATTCCTGGACTTGGCGAGGGTCAAACCGAACACGCTAGGTAATTCTCGCATGCTGCTCGACCTCTGA
- a CDS encoding VOC family protein, with translation MRMRLRQVALVAADLGPVEREIEQQLGVELCYRDPGVGHFGLRNALYPVGDKLLEVVSPTEDGTTAGRLLDKRGGDGGYMVILQVDDLDALKSSFEPNGVRVVHVARGAGIEGIHLHPRDVGGAILSVDRTEDWGEWAWAGPDWKNHIKSNVVTDLVAVEIQADDPAAMAARWAQVLGRSAVAEGDAHVIALDEGAIRFVTLADDRGEGVSAIDVQSADGSTSTSMICGTRVNRVA, from the coding sequence ATGAGAATGCGACTTCGTCAGGTGGCGCTTGTAGCGGCCGATCTCGGGCCCGTCGAGCGAGAGATCGAACAACAATTGGGCGTCGAGTTGTGTTACCGCGACCCGGGGGTGGGGCACTTCGGACTGCGTAATGCGCTTTACCCGGTCGGCGACAAGTTACTTGAGGTGGTTTCGCCGACCGAGGACGGCACCACCGCGGGACGGCTGCTGGACAAGCGTGGCGGGGACGGTGGCTACATGGTGATCTTGCAGGTCGATGACCTTGATGCGTTGAAGTCCTCCTTCGAGCCCAACGGCGTCCGCGTCGTGCACGTCGCCCGTGGCGCAGGGATCGAGGGCATCCACCTGCACCCGCGCGATGTCGGCGGGGCGATTCTGTCCGTCGACCGCACCGAGGACTGGGGCGAGTGGGCGTGGGCCGGACCGGACTGGAAGAACCACATCAAGTCCAACGTGGTGACGGACCTGGTCGCGGTCGAGATTCAGGCCGACGACCCCGCGGCGATGGCAGCGCGCTGGGCGCAGGTCCTCGGTCGTTCGGCGGTCGCGGAGGGTGACGCGCACGTCATCGCGCTCGATGAGGGCGCCATTCGGTTCGTGACATTGGCGGATGACCGTGGCGAGGGCGTCTCGGCGATCGATGTTCAGTCCGCCGACGGCTCAACATCCACGTCGATGATCTGCGGGACGCGGGTAAATCGGGTCGCCTGA
- a CDS encoding DUF3817 domain-containing protein, producing MTTTNEDKLAAKKAALKAKRAGGPEAKTDRLLRYYRISAWIVGVPLAALFLIAMPMKYFGDNGTPVTVIGIAHGWLYMIYIVCAAFLAMHRKWSVVRSVLVVLGGTIPLVSFWTEHVVHSKVRANEPGW from the coding sequence TTGACGACGACGAACGAGGACAAGCTCGCCGCCAAGAAGGCGGCGTTGAAGGCGAAACGCGCCGGAGGCCCCGAAGCCAAGACCGACCGGCTGCTGCGTTACTACCGAATCTCCGCGTGGATCGTCGGCGTCCCGCTCGCTGCGTTGTTCCTGATCGCCATGCCGATGAAGTACTTCGGGGACAACGGCACGCCGGTCACCGTCATCGGCATCGCGCACGGCTGGCTGTACATGATCTACATCGTGTGCGCCGCGTTCTTGGCCATGCACCGCAAATGGAGCGTCGTACGCTCGGTGCTGGTGGTCTTGGGTGGCACGATTCCGCTGGTGTCGTTCTGGACCGAGCACGTCGTGCACTCCAAGGTTCGCGCGAACGAACCCGGCTGGTAG
- a CDS encoding inorganic diphosphatase — MEYDVLIEIPKGSRNKYEVDHETGKVHLDRYLYTSMAYPTDYGYFVDTLADDGDPLDALVLLPEPTFPGCYISVRPIGMYRMVDEAGGDDKVLCVPAGDPRWDGVNDISDVSQFQLDEIKHFFEHYKDLEPGKHVDGSDWVGAAEAKKMVEHSAEEFKKAEH, encoded by the coding sequence GTGGAGTACGACGTCCTGATCGAGATCCCCAAGGGCTCGCGCAACAAGTACGAGGTCGACCACGAGACCGGCAAGGTCCACCTGGATCGCTACCTCTACACCTCAATGGCGTACCCGACGGACTACGGATACTTCGTCGACACCCTGGCCGACGACGGCGACCCACTCGATGCGCTGGTACTGCTGCCGGAGCCGACGTTCCCGGGCTGCTACATCAGCGTCCGCCCGATCGGGATGTACCGCATGGTCGACGAGGCCGGCGGCGACGACAAGGTCCTGTGCGTACCCGCGGGCGATCCCCGTTGGGACGGAGTCAACGACATCTCCGATGTCTCTCAGTTCCAGCTGGACGAGATCAAGCATTTCTTCGAGCACTACAAGGACCTGGAGCCAGGCAAGCACGTCGACGGCTCGGACTGGGTCGGCGCAGCCGAAGCGAAGAAGATGGTTGAGCACTCCGCCGAAGAGTTCAAGAAGGCCGAGCACTAA
- a CDS encoding FtsX-like permease family protein — MTSRAAFAELKHKPGRLAAVVLAIVIGSLFAVATTVFSSTAGRAIEVAVAEDLQNADIVVKGYPDGATGIEDTKAEIASVDGVLGVDPIISSYVTLEGSSSLTGINARGIFSDPELAYAELESGQWPTANNEVAIPQSVADDAGVKIGDTISFENPDGDVVPYTVSGISEESSVAALTGATIWLTPEAMNEDIAWVDSFVVRADDPEATSQALQQAMGSDWEVLTGAEARAQLVDQISDGTIAITVLLGSFAAIALVVAAIVIGNTFVILLAQRRRQIALQRLVGATSRQMRRQILVEATVIGVGGTAIGAILGIFAGWVGAEVFGAAAGGLALDPVTIAIACAATIAATLLGAYIPIRSACRVAPIEALRPAESQVGGAKLPVWRICVAGVLLVGGLAIMALGAFSTQVAIATLGGLVSVCGLLFGAQLLVVPVGKLLRPLGRIGGTPGTIAARDVTRHAARATNTVVAIIVGVGLISMIQVAAEITRATALESARDSDLREEIEAVVDIMTNVATGLLAVTAIIAIVGIANTLALSVIERKRESGLMRALGVQRGQLRSMISIEAFLLALIGGVIGVVLGLGYGAVAAYSVLGDRDITYSIPWGMLGGLLALAIVGGLLASVLPAIRAGKVTPVEALAAA, encoded by the coding sequence GTGACCAGCAGAGCGGCGTTCGCTGAGCTGAAACACAAGCCCGGACGACTCGCCGCCGTCGTACTCGCCATCGTGATCGGCAGTCTGTTCGCCGTCGCGACCACCGTTTTCTCCTCGACCGCCGGTCGCGCGATCGAAGTTGCTGTCGCCGAGGACCTGCAGAACGCCGACATCGTCGTGAAGGGGTACCCGGACGGTGCCACGGGCATCGAGGACACAAAAGCAGAAATCGCTTCCGTGGACGGCGTACTCGGCGTCGATCCAATCATTTCCTCGTACGTCACGCTCGAGGGATCCTCGAGCCTCACTGGAATCAACGCGCGCGGTATCTTCAGCGATCCGGAACTGGCGTACGCCGAACTCGAATCGGGACAGTGGCCCACGGCCAACAACGAGGTCGCCATTCCGCAGTCCGTCGCGGACGACGCAGGTGTGAAGATCGGCGACACAATCTCCTTCGAGAACCCGGACGGTGATGTGGTGCCGTACACCGTTAGCGGAATCTCCGAGGAGTCATCAGTCGCGGCGCTCACCGGTGCGACCATCTGGCTCACTCCGGAAGCGATGAACGAGGACATTGCCTGGGTGGACAGTTTCGTGGTCCGCGCGGACGATCCCGAAGCGACGTCCCAGGCCTTGCAACAGGCCATGGGCAGCGACTGGGAGGTGCTGACCGGCGCCGAGGCGCGTGCCCAGCTGGTCGATCAAATTAGCGACGGCACGATCGCGATCACGGTGCTGCTCGGCAGCTTCGCGGCCATCGCGTTGGTGGTCGCCGCGATCGTCATCGGCAACACCTTCGTCATTCTGCTGGCACAGCGCCGTCGGCAGATTGCGTTGCAGCGCCTGGTCGGCGCGACCTCACGTCAGATGCGCCGGCAAATCCTCGTCGAGGCGACGGTTATCGGAGTCGGCGGTACCGCGATCGGTGCAATATTAGGAATCTTTGCAGGGTGGGTCGGTGCCGAGGTGTTCGGTGCGGCCGCGGGCGGTCTCGCCCTTGACCCGGTGACGATCGCAATCGCTTGCGCAGCAACCATCGCAGCGACGCTGCTTGGCGCTTACATCCCGATCCGTTCAGCCTGCCGAGTCGCCCCGATCGAAGCGCTTCGCCCGGCCGAGTCACAGGTCGGTGGCGCGAAACTTCCCGTCTGGCGGATCTGCGTCGCCGGCGTCCTGCTCGTGGGCGGATTGGCGATCATGGCGCTCGGTGCGTTCTCGACGCAGGTCGCCATCGCTACCCTCGGCGGTCTGGTGTCGGTGTGCGGTCTGCTGTTCGGTGCCCAATTGCTCGTCGTACCGGTTGGCAAACTGCTGCGGCCGCTGGGTCGGATTGGCGGCACTCCCGGTACGATCGCCGCTCGAGACGTCACTCGGCATGCTGCCCGCGCCACTAACACGGTCGTCGCGATCATCGTCGGGGTCGGGCTTATTTCGATGATCCAGGTGGCCGCGGAGATCACCCGAGCGACCGCGCTCGAGAGTGCACGTGACAGTGACCTACGCGAGGAAATCGAGGCCGTTGTCGACATCATGACGAACGTCGCTACCGGGTTACTGGCCGTGACCGCGATCATCGCGATCGTCGGGATCGCTAATACTCTTGCGTTGTCGGTGATCGAGCGGAAGCGGGAGAGTGGCCTGATGCGGGCGCTGGGCGTCCAGCGTGGCCAGTTGCGCTCGATGATTTCGATCGAAGCCTTCCTGCTGGCGCTGATCGGTGGCGTCATCGGAGTCGTGTTGGGCCTTGGGTATGGCGCCGTTGCGGCGTACTCCGTGCTTGGCGATCGAGACATCACTTACTCGATTCCGTGGGGGATGCTCGGCGGCCTGCTCGCCCTGGCGATCGTCGGCGGTCTGTTGGCCTCCGTACTGCCAGCGATTCGCGCCGGGAAGGTGACCCCGGTCGAGGCGTTAGCGGCGGCATAA
- a CDS encoding GNAT family N-acetyltransferase encodes MDKARVRVRPVSERDGERWRELFAAYRAFYRQPADEQVVQRVWQWVHDDSHETNSLVATADEHVVGIANYRRYARPLAGGAGLWLDDLFTDPSVRGLGIGRALITRLQGIAHDEGLGLVRWITAADNVTAQRLYDTLAERTTWVTYDAPPRDQSSRSS; translated from the coding sequence ATGGATAAGGCGCGAGTGCGCGTAAGGCCCGTGAGCGAGCGGGACGGCGAGCGGTGGCGCGAACTCTTCGCGGCGTACCGTGCGTTCTATCGGCAGCCCGCCGACGAGCAGGTAGTGCAGCGAGTGTGGCAGTGGGTGCACGACGACAGTCACGAGACGAATTCATTGGTGGCTACCGCCGACGAACACGTCGTGGGGATCGCGAACTATCGCCGTTACGCGAGGCCGCTCGCCGGCGGCGCCGGGTTGTGGCTGGACGATTTATTCACCGATCCCTCGGTGCGCGGCCTCGGCATCGGACGCGCTCTCATCACGCGGTTGCAAGGTATCGCACACGATGAAGGCCTCGGTCTGGTGCGCTGGATTACCGCAGCGGACAACGTCACCGCGCAACGGCTATACGACACCTTGGCAGAGCGCACGACGTGGGTCACCTACGACGCACCACCACGCGATCAGTCCTCGCGATCGTCGTGA